The sequence TTGCCAATCTTACTAGCCTCCGCTACGCCGTCATTAGAAACGTGGATGGCTGCAAAAGTCGGGCGTTATGAGCACATTGGATTGGACAGCCGTGCTCAGGGCGCAAGCTTGCCCAAGGTTCATCTTGTGAATACACAGGATCCCCAAAATCGATCTTCCCACTCACCTTTATTCACCAAAATAGTGGAAGGCGCCATCACTAAATGTTTATCTGAAAAAAAGCAGAGCTTAATTTTGATTAACCGACGTGGATACGCTCCAGTCATAAGTTGTTCTGCATGCTCATGGATGTCCAAGTGTGCCCAGTGTTCCTCTTGCATGGTGATGCATAAAGCAGGAGCATTGAGTAAAAAAACAGTATTGAGTTGTCATCATTGTGGCCTAGTAAAGCCGATGCCTAATTTTTGTCCTGATTGTGGAAATGCAGATCTGAAGCCAGTGGGTCAGGGCACACAAAAAATTGAAGACGTGATTGAAGGCGCATGGCCCCAAGCAACAGTCCTGAGGGTAGATACAGACTCTAGCAGAAGGAGTAAGGGCGCCGAAGAGCTCTTCCAAAAAATTCATGAAGGCGATGTAGATATTGTGGTGGGCACACAAATGATCGCAAAGGGCCATGATTATCAAAACATTGGAACTGTTGCAGTATTAGATGCTGATAGTCGCTTATATTCCCAAGACTTCAGGGCAGCTGAAAGATTATTTGCTCAGCTGATTCAAGTGGCAGGAAGAGCAGGCCGCTCAAAACAACACGATCAAGCCAGTGGCGATATTTATATAGAAACACAGCATCCTGATGCGGCAGTATTTCAGTATTTATTAAGACATGATGTAGATGGCTTTTTATCGTTCACCGCCAAGGAGAGAGAAGAGTCTGGGCTCCCCCCGTTTTCGTATCAAGGGCTTATTCATGCTGAGGGCAAGAGCATTGCAAAAGCAATTCAGTTTTTAAGTGACCTGAAGTCGCAATTGACCGAGAGAGGCTTAGTTCATAAGGGGGTCAAGATTTATGACCCAGTGCCCAAAACGATCATGCGGGTAGCAGGCTCTGAGCGAGCTCAGCTTCTTATTGAGTCAAATAGTCGGAAACACTTACAAGAATTACTCGAGTCGATTGACCATTTATTGCGTCAAGATTCTCAGGGGCGCATCAGCAAAGCCTCACGCATCCGATGGTTGATTGAGCGTGATCCGATTGCGATTTAAGCGCCTGCTGTAGCGGAATATTTTTCGAGGCCCATTAAATTTTGTAGTTCAATAGCTAGACTAGCGTCTGAGCTGGGTTTGATTTTAAAAAGCCAAACCGAATATGGTTTTGCATTAATGCTTTCGGGCTGACTCTCAACATCCGGATTCAGAGCAACGATCTCACCACTGACTGGCGCATGAATATCGCTCGCAGCTTTAACGGACTCAATGACAGCAATATTTTGACCTTGCTCAACAAGTTGACCTAGCTTCGGCGCCTGAAAGAACATGACGTCACCAAGCGCCTCTTGAGCATGATCGCTGATACCTACCCATACCAAGCCATCATCTTCAGGATTGGCCCACTCGTGGGTCTCAGTAAATTTAAATTTATCTTGT comes from Polynucleobacter paneuropaeus and encodes:
- the priA gene encoding replication restart helicase PriA, whose translation is MKASPLFVQIVLDKPLAQGFDYIWDSQKLGADPVIGQIVSVPFGNSINIGVIVKVNTHSEIEQSKLKAVLGLAPLPPLDSALLSLMNFASQYYIHSLGETIIPSIPQMWRKPERWEKLRLAKPSTDKKSKQSDLASNSEQLIGVAQLNSEQKNALDILLQKKGSEGFRAILLQGQTGSGKTAVFLNWLASVLQEKNSQVLLLVPEINLTPQLERRIRAYFPDKKIALLHSGVSEKQRGISWHEAMHGDAQIILGTRLAVLTPMPNLRAIVVDEEHDPSYKQQEGTRYSARDLAIWRAHDQGLPILLASATPSLETWMAAKVGRYEHIGLDSRAQGASLPKVHLVNTQDPQNRSSHSPLFTKIVEGAITKCLSEKKQSLILINRRGYAPVISCSACSWMSKCAQCSSCMVMHKAGALSKKTVLSCHHCGLVKPMPNFCPDCGNADLKPVGQGTQKIEDVIEGAWPQATVLRVDTDSSRRSKGAEELFQKIHEGDVDIVVGTQMIAKGHDYQNIGTVAVLDADSRLYSQDFRAAERLFAQLIQVAGRAGRSKQHDQASGDIYIETQHPDAAVFQYLLRHDVDGFLSFTAKEREESGLPPFSYQGLIHAEGKSIAKAIQFLSDLKSQLTERGLVHKGVKIYDPVPKTIMRVAGSERAQLLIESNSRKHLQELLESIDHLLRQDSQGRISKASRIRWLIERDPIAI
- the gcvH gene encoding glycine cleavage system protein GcvH — translated: MNTQDKFKFTETHEWANPEDDGLVWVGISDHAQEALGDVMFFQAPKLGQLVEQGQNIAVIESVKAASDIHAPVSGEIVALNPDVESQPESINAKPYSVWLFKIKPSSDASLAIELQNLMGLEKYSATAGA